From Triticum aestivum cultivar Chinese Spring chromosome 7B, IWGSC CS RefSeq v2.1, whole genome shotgun sequence:
GGCCGATTAGCCGCTCAAGCTGCGGTGGCGGAGGCGGAGAGCGACGAGGCGGAACTGGAGAAGGCGAAGGCAAGAACCAGAGCTTCAGTTCTAAGGGCTCATGGCGGGACATGAGAAACGGGTGCCGGTtgtcgtttagattaggtttaaaATAGGGTTTAGTTAAAAATGTCCGAAATGTAATGAATCTCATCCGATTTATATGAAAaatgttcgaaatgtaatgaatctCATCCGGTTTATATGAAAATCCACAGTGTTTACATGAATTTCGTCCGGCTCCTTCAACTAAATGTATGCGTCCAGTGTGGCCGACTCCCATATCCATGTTCGTGACTGATTCTTTTGTCCATGGACGGATGTCGGAGAAAATTTGCGATTGAGTGGTGGAGATGCCTTACttggagcatctacaaccggacctctcAAACCTGCCTCATACGCCCGGGCGGGCTGTCAGGCCAAGATTTTTTGACCAAGACGGACGCCTTAAACGAGCCTCAAACGCCCAGGCTGACCGGCACctcccatatccagcccaaatatggggcggatattgGGGTGCCCGGGCATGCTCGGGTATGCCCGCCACGTCGGTTTGACAGCGTGGCCCCACAAGGAAATGCCCGGAAACCCGACGGTCCGACAGATGCCGCGTCCGTCGCTGCGGTATGAACATCGCGTAGTGCTGCTCCGGCTCGCCGCCCAAGACGAAGTCTGGCTATTTAAGCCGGCCGGCATCTTGCAACCCTAACCCACCCTCCATCTCCGCGCCGCCAGTCcgagcccatccatctcctccctcTCCTGCTCCGGCGCTCTGCCCACGCTCCGGCACTCCGCCATGGTTCAGAGCAAGATCACCTACTATGTCGTGCTGACGCCGAAGCGCCGCTAGTAGATCCGGGCGAGGGAAGCCGCGTTGTCGGGCGGCCTCcggactcgccggagccggaggagaaggaggaggagcagtcgggggaagaggaggaggagaagatggcttcgatggaggtggaggaggcggaggagctggaCCAGCAGGTGCCAGCCTTCAACATGAAGCAGGCGAAGGCAGAGTTCGCCGTCGCCcagtccgacgagatggccgagcagcaggccatcctggagtccatccaggatgaggcctatgtggaggccaaccggaCGTTCCTCTGGAGGGGGCAGGCGGAGTTCAACGCGCTCTTCGCCGAGCTCGACGCGGAGATTGCGGAGGAGGCCGGAGCAGAGCAGCCGGAGCTGCAGCTGCCGCCCAATgctgccggagccgggcacaaAGATCGTCGTGATCTCCGACGAGGAATAGCTAGGATCGACGTAGTACATAGGTTCTATTTCCTTTTGCATGCCTTTGTACGGATACAAGAATCATCGAGCATGAGATGTCCGGATGCAACAAATGAAATTTAAGATATGCCTAATCAGTGCATGCAAACACGTATAGACACATTCGCAGACATTTGAGAGTCCGGATTTGCCATACGTGGCTGTAGATgctgttaggccaactccaccgcgcgaccctatcctgtccgcccccgtccgtttggggtaaaagggacaaaagaggcggcccaacgcgcggcctcaaacggacaaatgttCGGATTTggtccgttttcgacccatccccgacccaaacttgcgctcggtttggggtgaaacggacagcgcgcggacaggcgggacgcgcgcgcttgtcctcccctggcccgcctgtcggtgggagaaaccaaccccccctcccccacacacacacacccatttggcgccatttgccccaaaccctcccacgtccctccggccgccccctctctctcccctccatggccgacgccccagcgagttccggcggcctggccgtcgacccacccgcaaaggtgaagaagaaggcgccaagaaagccgcggtcggagtgcacgctggaggagatcgccaagttggacgcggaatcggcgaagaggagggaacggagagcggtcgtcaaggtcaatgccgccgcggccaagttcgccgcccagcgcgaggagctggaggccgcgcggcgcaaggccgctgccgacgagaaggaggacctcgtcaacaaagcgcacgccatcctcatgcttggcatgggccgtcctgtcgggttccctgcagcggccgtcggcccggcgagcacaggctcgtcggtcgcccggcctacgcactgccagtcgccgacgtcgcgcACCGCGCCCATGTCGTCCTGCTTccctccgccaaggcacgacggccagacccgtttctcggggtcgccggacGTGTTCGCGCTGTCCACACCGCGCCCCGCGGCCGCCAttgacctcaacgtcacgcctgggtccagcagcggcgggcgGCCGTCCGTCGAGATGCTAAGAAAGCAGGCACGGGCACCGTTCACGGGCACCAAGCCGCCCCCCCGCGTCTTGTTTGACGAAATGCCAACCCAACGCCAgcggtcgacgaccccttctacaaccgcTACATGAAGGACGTGATCTTCGACGGTGGGCGTGGCCGTGCCTACGACCCCGATGAGaaccaaagtcaggatggccgcgccgAGTACGTCCCCGATGAAGGTGGGcacgaccgtgctgactacgaccatgatGACTCGTGGCATGGAGACAGGATAGGGCAACTGGGCAGGATGGGGCAACTGGATgcggccgcgcgttgggcgcatggccaccgcatcccaggacacgcccggaTACGACCCCATATTCTTACCCAAACACGAACAGaaaccggacaaaacggacgtccgtttggggtcgcgggATGGAGTTGGCCTTACTACCCGAGCAGCGATACCCAACTGGATGGTCGTGAAGCACCCGCGATCCGATCCATGAAGTGGGGTCGATTTGCGAGTGTCATGGCCGGATGGATCCCACTCTATGTTGTTGTTGCAGCACCCGTACCCCACGCATCAGGCTTCCTTCTCCACCAGACGCGGTCCCATGATAGAAAGGGGATCCATCCAGCCATGACACTCCCCGATGGAAACCATCCTTCGCTGTCGCTCGTACCTCTCCGAATCCGACTCGCTAGTCGTTCCTTTCTCCTGGAGGCCTAACCGCGCCCCCTCCCTAATTTTCCCGTTTGGAATTGAGGCCTAACCAGACGGGGCCGGTGTTCGCAAGAAACGCCGCGCCCGCGAGTCGTTTGTGGAAATGCCGCAGGAGGAAAGCCACTGTATCCTGAGGCGCCGCCACTTAGAGTGGTTCAGAGGATGGTTGTACAAATGCCACACCCAGAGGATGGCTTATTCCGTTCTCCATCGGCTGCTTGCTTAGTCATCTGGTGATCGACAGTGCACTGACACGAGACAATATTCTGATGAAGCAACATTGAGCCTATGAGCTGTATCGACGGAATGCTCTCTGCATCACAGGCGTTTGAGGAAATGTTGCAGGACGAGATCTGGGGTTTTGAAGGTTCTGGGACTCTGTCTGGTGCATTCATGAACATACAATCTTGCAATTTTTCCTTGTATGTTCGATGTCACATTGTGAAAACCTATACGACACATTCTACCTGACAGCTATCTCACAACTATTGGACATGCTCTCAGTGGAGCCAAAAGTAAAGATGTGGGCCCATCAGGGGGGACTTTCCTGGCAAACTCCCGCTGCCATATTCAAAATGAAGATGAAAGGTCAGCGGAAACTTCCTGGAAGTTTCGAGATTGTGTCTCTTTTTGTTCTCAAGTGGTCACCCTTTTCTGTGAATCAACGCTTCCATGTGGCCGTCACATCATGGGAAGTTTCTTGGGGAGACTCACCCAGATGTTAACACTTGAGTTTGAAAATTTTCTCATCTACAGGCCCCGCAGGAAGCCCCTTAGGAATCATATATAAGCTAGTGATATACTAGCTGTTGTGTTTTCCCACAAAATCTTTCTCAGACTTGCAGCCTCTCACAAGTTAAAGTACATGTTCTGGCTAGCTATTGAGTCCTTATTTTCTGGAGGTGTTCTTCGCAGTTCTTAGAGGAGATGGCAACATGGAATGGTGTAGGTCAAGTGGCCAGTGTTGCGCAACTAGCAGGGATAGATGCATATGGGCTGATCAAGATGATTGTGGAGGCAGTGCAGACCGTTAGGAGGAACAAGGAGACCTGCCAAAAGCTCGCGCGACGCGTCAAGATGATAGGTGACCTTCTGCAGGAGCTTCATGAGGCACAATTGATGCAACACCGAGATACGAGGAACCCAGTGGATCAGCTGGAGGAGACACTTCGGCGAGTTTTGATGCTTATCACAACCTGCCAGGACAGCAGCTTCATGTATCACTGCTTCACCGGAGGTAATCAGGCTTGCCAGTTACGTGAGGTGGAGAATGATATCGCCTTCTACCTCCAGATTTTCCCCCTTGTGAGCCATGTTGATACTTCCCGTACCTTGGTGCTGCATTTGAGCAGAGGTCAACCTTCACCTACAGAGGTAATAGCTACACGCAGATAGTCCTAGACTACTGAATTTAATTATATTTATAAAGTGGACTCTTACTCATAAATCATCTATATTACTTCTTTAAATATTATCTGCCAGAGAGAGGGAAACAACTGGTTCCAAGAGGTCGGAGTAAAATTGTTTTGGTACTAGTTCTAGATGGATGACCATTAATTTAAGAATTACAGTTGTAATCATTAATGAGAAACAAGTCTAATAGAATATTATGTTATCTGACACTATTGGTACTGCTATCATGACCATGGTAATGCAACCGCAAAAGATATCATAAAATCTATTCTGTTACTACTCACTGTTATAACATGTTTCTTAGCAAAAGAGTATCCAGTAGACCAGTACAGAGTAAACACAAGTTTCAGGCAGTGGTTCATTCTCACTGTGATAGCATGTTTCTTTAAACGGTGAAAATACAACTTTAGTGCTGCAGATGCACTAATGTTCATGTGATCTTATTTTCGTTCATCTGTGTTCTCTCCTAGGAGTATGCAGAGGAGGCGCAGATACTAAAAGATGATTCAGGCCATGCAACTTCACCTAGGTACAGTATGAATCAAAATTTACTATATTTCTTAGATATCATGGCATAAACAGTCATCCATGTGCCCATGTGTATGTACTGAAATCTCAGTAAACAGCTATCAAGATAAATCAAACCAATTCATTGCGATGCACATCGTGCATGTGCTTGCTGAAGTCAAAATGTTACAGAACTGGTTTATTCTTCATCATTCACTCAAAGTACAAACATGTTTTTAACAAATAAGTATTTAGCTGCTTAATGTACATCTTCTCGAAATTATTAACTGAACCGATACTAATATTTGGTCAAATAGAAGTATGGCCAACTGGTAATTGTTTTGATTTTTTGTAAGACCTTCCCACAAAATGCAGACTTCAGTACTGTAAATTTCAGATGCAAGTGCAACTGATCCAAACCAGAAAAGTAGTTTATCCTGTCTTTCTCCTGTAGAATATCATATAAGCCTTATTAATTGGAGTCTTGCTATTTTATTAATCGCCTAAACACATGAATGTTTATACCCAGAAGATTACATTTTATTTTTTGGTGCACCGGGTTACAATTTCAGGATTGAAGCCACAGCTGAGACACTTGAATCAAGACTTCAGGGAGTAAACAGGAATTTGCCAGGTAATAAGGAACAATTTACAAGTAATTACATTAATTAGTTACATGATTTAGGCCTTCTCCAAACAAACGTCCTATATTACACCACATAATTCTGCCTTTTTTGGTTTGGTCTCATAATTTGCTTTGTTTTTGAGAAAATGAGAAGTGTAGGGGAGGGCCTACTCAAAATAATCTTGTTTTGGTAATGTAGGTAATAATTGGAAACACATGCTTTTATTAAGTGTTATTATTGTAAATGAAGTTTGTACTTGTTCATGTCTATTCCCTCTACTCCACTCTAAACAAAgcatagctcatgctaacttaagTATCAGCTCGTCTCTGTTTAAACACCAAGCAATATGGAAAGTTTGACCTTTTCTTACATTATGCTTCTACATTTCCCTGTAGGTCATAGGAAAGTATATACAATAATACAAGTAAAGATAGACTCGCCATTTGTACTTGTAAGGAGAATTTAAATTAGACGCATCAATTAAGGAGATTGTAAGATCCAAGAGAATAGTAGAGGAGAATGACCCTGATTTAACGTGTCTGTGTCAGTCTTGGGTAACTAAATCTCTTGACATGCCTTTGCAGAAGACCGATTAGTTTTTAATTTCGTTTGAAAGTTTATGGGCTTTGATAGGAATCAGTACTTCCCTACAAACTGGCAGGAACCGTTGCAAAACTGATAATGACAACCTTCCGGTTCGTGAACTGCAATAGTTTCCTGAAAATTGTGGGTGTGCTTTATTATGTATCTTCACCTGGATCCCATGCCAAGTGTATTCTTCTTGCAGTGAGCCATTGACTGTGTAACTCTTTTGTGCCATCCGTAAAATACAGATGCAGCCATTTTATCTTCAGGAAAATATTACTTCTTTATTGATGATAGCCATACCTTATTTACAAACTAGTAATACGCATGTATTTCCTTTTAAATACTTTCTAATATGTACCATAATTCATAATTAATAACAGGAAGCAATATTTTCTATGGATCACAAAAAAGCAAGGTTAAACGGCTTGCTGTGGGCAAGGACATACTTGTAAAACTATTCTGTGCTGCAAGACGTTCAAGATTATTGCTGTTCAATCTTTCTCAGGTCGAAAGGTATACAGAAAATTTCAAATGGGATAATGTGGTTGGATGTGGTGCTTTTGGCTATGTTTACAAGGTATTTATGAAATAGCCTTAATTATTCTACAGTTATTTCTTTTGTAGCTAGTTCAAGTATAATACACATATTATTAAGCTACTATCCTCAACTAAATGATGCAAGGAAATAATAAAAATCTGAACGTGCCTTTCGTTCCACAGTAAGTTATTTTTATCGCAAGCCTAAATCTGTATAAATTATATCCGATCATGTGCTAAGATTAGGTTCAGTTTTGGTTTCCTATGTAGATTTGTAACAGATTATGTACTAAGACTATATTCAGTTTTGGTTTCTTATTCTGCAAGTACATGAGTCTTGATATCCCTTAAAAATGGGTCTTCAGATCTGCTATGCTTAGTGAAAAGAGGGCTTAGACACACTTATCTTTCTGTGTCCACAACAAAAAAGTTGATATCTGTTCTTTGAACTTGATATTGAGGTTTCAGGGAAAACTACCTAGCGGGATTGAGATTGCGGTCAAAAGATTTGCAACATCATCAACTCAAGGTTCAGCAGAATTCTCTGCTGAGATTGAAACAATTGCAAATCTTCAACATAGAAATGTAATAAGGCTACTTGGGTTTTGCATTCAAAGAGAAAAGGACTTTCTGGGATTTCAGATTCAGCAGGAAGAGATGATTTTAGTTTACGAATACATGCCAAACAAGAGCTTGGCCTCTTTTCTCTACAGCTGTATGCACTTAGACTTCAATTTTAGATCTTCTGTTGAGCTCCGAAAGAAAATTTTCGTTACCATTATGAAAGTGGCATTCTGTTTGATCATTTTGTTTCAGATACAAAGACGGGAGAATCACTTAATTGGTCTAAGCGCCTCGATATAATTGAAGGGATAGCTCAGGGTCTTGTTTACCTCCATGACCTATCGTCTCACCAATGTGTTGTCCACATGGATTTGAAAGCCAATAATATATTGTTAGATTATGAAATGAACCCTAAGATTTCTGATTTTGGGATGGCTAGGATATTACCTTCTAGCGGGACTGAAGAGACTTCGGACACTGCTAAAGGCACAACGTAAGAGTTAACCAAAAAAACCAGCCTTCTTTGATATGAAGCTCCTTTATTCCCTTTATTTGTCTGTGCTAATATGTCAATTCCGTATTAATCTTGCAGTGGTTATATGGATCCAGAATATATCAGGTCTGGGAAATTCTCAGCGAAGTCTGATGTGTATAGCTTCGGCATCATGATTCTTGAGATCGTAAGTCGAAAGAAATGTCTTTCTTTATTATCCAATGGAGATATGATGGATCTACCGACGCGTGTGAGTACAAACCTTTTACCCTTTGCTAAAATTGTCAAAATGATTTCTCATCTTACGTTTGTACTTTGTAGTAAAAGCATTCTTGTTGCTGGTTAGAATTTTATGATGAATCTCTCTTTTTTAGGGGGTGAATTTTGGGAACCATGTCACTAAAATTGGCAAAGAAAGAAAGATTTAGAGCAAGGTGTAAAATGAATGAATGTGTAGAGATTCATGTGCAAATCGGTTAAATCATATTAATTCCACTACATTAGTTTATTGCGAGAAATTTATTTATGCACCATCTGCCATCCTTATATTGGATTGGGAAAGTTGTATATGAGCTCCGATGCCGCTACGCCCTCATGTCGGATTCTACTTTCCGCATGAATGATGATGAGAGTTTTTTTCAGGTCTGGGAGCTATGGAAAGCAGGAAAGCCCCACGAGCTTGCTGATGTATCATCGCCAAGTAATGACCAACAAACGGCTCAGATCATCAGATGCATTCATGTGGCACTGCTGTGTATTCAAGACTGTCCGATGCACCGGCCTACCATGTTGGATGTGCTTCTGATGCTACGCAGCGAGAGCTTCGCCAGCTTACCTACACCTAGCGTGCCAGTCCACCACACAGATGAGCATCAAGCTGAAGCCCTGACGCTCGAGGGGTTCTGGGAGGTGAACGTACCATTACAACCTGTTCAGGAGATGGTCACTTCGTAGTGCAGAGAATTGCTGATAATCTCTGCACGCATTTGCAGGACTATCTTATTAATTGTACTGCCACTAGCTCGTCAATAGCTGGACCAATATTGGTGCTCTGTGCCTTACAAGAAGTGGTGCCTGAATGTAGCCTGAAATTCATACGATTTATTTGCCTGACCAGGCAGGCCGAGGGACATGTTTGGTTCGTGGCCTTTGCCTGAGGAGAAACCGTAAAGTTCAAACCCGTGTTGTGGACGAGTTAACAGAAAAAGGAATAGTTTGCTTTCATCAAGCCAAGCAAATCACATGCCATGGGCCTTTTATAGTACTCCACTAGTAAAGTAAATAAAGTGGAAGACGAAGTTGCTAACACTCCCTTAAGCCGATCTACATTTATCATTTTGGCTTTATATTCTAAATGCATTATCATTTTAGATTTATATTCTAAATGCATTATCAAAGATGTAGTCCAATTTCTCAAGATAACTTATTTTTTACCATTAGTTACTTTACTAGCAGTAGATTTtttttgaccattagatctgcatcaaGAACTACTCCCTTTGTAGCTTAATATATGTTTTTAAACATGAAAATTTCTTATGACAGAAACAGGAAAATAAACAAGTAATTATTGGTCAGTATCAACTAAAAAATACTGGCAGAATCTTAAAAAAAATTGAACTGGCAGAATCTTTTATAAAAAACATATCAAAATGAGTCTCTCATTTTTGGCAGAGGGAGACATGAAAAGATGGATACAACCCACCTCATCTGATCACTTTTTTTTAACACCCTCATCTGCACTTCTTAACTTGCCTGTGGGCACGCTTAAGTTTCTCCCCATCCACACTTTTTTGTACTATAAGCCAGCAGgatctgcctcctccaccatcaaAGACTTTGGCTGATGCACCCATGAACTACCACTCGATGATAAATAACCCCTACGGATATGTCTGTTGTGATACCAACCTCTCTCATGCAATGGGTACACACACATGCAGAAAAATCTTCCGTGCACGATTGTGTATCCAGAAAGTTGCATACAATGTAAATGCAAGTGAATACCCCAACAACTTTGGTCGTGCAATATATATACTACTCCATCCACGGCCGAGGAAACCATCCAGCTGCATGATATCCTTTACCCACACATTGACAATACCATATAGTTTGGAGTTTCCGTACAAGAAATAGGTGGCAGTCCACTATACCATGGAAAGGATGAAAAGAAGACAGAAaaaaaaacatatatcatgtgtaaGAGGGAATAGTAGGCACCAGGAAAGGAACCACCACTGCTTATTTGGGTTCTCTCATTGATTTTCTAAGTGTCAGTGTGTGGTCTCTAACTCGTGCCTCGGCTATAAGATGCGTCAGATCTTGGCTTCGGATTTCTTGGAATCCCTCCTCTTTTTCTGATATTAGAACTCTAGCTAAAACTTTGGTCGGGGTCACCAAGAGGGTATTTTGGGTTGGCTTGGAAGCCTTATGCTGGGCCTTATGGAATATTagaaacaaatttactattgagctTACCTTCCCATCTAAACCTGCTGAtgttctattcaaatcatgtatattcttgcagcagtggagatcattgactaaggagcCTGATCGGGACGCCCTGGACCTGCTCATCAACAAAATTTGGGCTTCGGCTTCTCAGATATCCGGGACGAACCCTGCCGTATAATTTGGTGCTGTCATTTGCGGACATTTGGTCTTTCTCCTCCCCGGCCTGCGCGCTGTGTATGGCAGTTGCCTGTATCATGCTTGCTTAGGTTTCTCTTAAACTCCTCTGTGTGGTTATGATTTCCTGTGAACCTGTGGTATCCGTGacgctgcctggtggctttatctataaagtcgggccttggccttttctctaaaaaaagatGGGCCAAGGGGTATCCTTGTGTGGGGCTGGTAGGAGGAGTAAATGTATCAACGATGGTTGTAACCACAAAGGGATTGAGGTTGTAGATGAATGAACTCTGAAACTTTCCCACCTCGTGTTCTCCTGTTCCTCTTCTCATTCTCTGATTCCACACCCAAATTTTTTTCACACTTCCTTTGTTGTAATCCTACCATTCCATTAAGGAATTTAGTTCTTTTTGAAGATTAGGAAAGATCCGAAATAGGCTGAAATAAATAATAATTGTTCCAATAATAATTGTTCCGAG
This genomic window contains:
- the LOC123161992 gene encoding cysteine-rich receptor-like protein kinase 10 produces the protein MATWNGVGQVASVAQLAGIDAYGLIKMIVEAVQTVRRNKETCQKLARRVKMIGDLLQELHEAQLMQHRDTRNPVDQLEETLRRVLMLITTCQDSSFMYHCFTGGNQACQLREVENDIAFYLQIFPLVSHVDTSRTLVLHLSRGQPSPTEEYAEEAQILKDDSGHATSPRIEATAETLESRLQGVNRNLPGSNIFYGSQKSKVKRLAVGKDILVKLFCAARRSRLLLFNLSQVERYTENFKWDNVVGCGAFGYVYKGKLPSGIEIAVKRFATSSTQGSAEFSAEIETIANLQHRNVIRLLGFCIQREKDFLGFQIQQEEMILVYEYMPNKSLASFLYSYTKTGESLNWSKRLDIIEGIAQGLVYLHDLSSHQCVVHMDLKANNILLDYEMNPKISDFGMARILPSSGTEETSDTAKGTTGYMDPEYIRSGKFSAKSDVYSFGIMILEIVSRKKCLSLLSNGDMMDLPTRVWELWKAGKPHELADVSSPSNDQQTAQIIRCIHVALLCIQDCPMHRPTMLDVLLMLRSESFASLPTPSVPVHHTDEHQAEALTLEGFWEVNVPLQPVQEMVTS